A genomic window from Salvia splendens isolate huo1 chromosome 11, SspV2, whole genome shotgun sequence includes:
- the LOC121755042 gene encoding myosin-binding protein 2-like isoform X2 — MAANRFATMLHRHTNKITLILIYAVLEWILIFLLLLNSLFSYFIIKIADFFGLNPPCFWCARIDPAKGGKNIHRDLLCESHCKEVSRLCYCSNHRKLVDSEGMCKDCFSSSKNFALFPWMKGFGVSLKCCCCGVCVDDDGGEHSSYILLKTSSWDALECAQKENLIVDCDQVEEGFDDFAEKILDSSADFGGVGMVEIDGNSVEAGEDEVERGRETVLEEKSVLIMKDKSVQVCVEEDEVPPQHLEFFLDYSGHTLVPIELVDLMMDEHLGEGNDRIEDDGEGNEREPLVLGREEKRAGAFLDVDINEEPTYAMLEVMEMEEDENSLVFHAKGSHFETTFPLARWPSVEANGDLEMAGASVEEQSDDRADNNVACEEVTPGNNENEADVSIGTDIPDLDVADEIIQIQDSAHSYECSHKDPSTSCADLYAPYDGHGNFGVLACPSEVEEQMVELESLSYEDKEHVKANEPSFQSEVNETGEEEDKFPDTLTSVDSHNQLHKKLSQLEKRDSGTEESLDGSVTSELEGGDGVVTVERLQAALRSQCKALQALYMELEEERSASAVAANHTMAMINRLQEEKAAMQMEALQYQRMMEEQSEYDQEALQLMNELMVKREREKQEVEKELEGYRKKLFEYETREKVRTLRKSKDGSTRSGFSSASCSNADDSDGLSIDLNQDAKEEEGFYSHQEKYKNQSTPVDAVVNLEQSLADFEEERMSLLEQLEVLEEKLLTLDDDDDDKEKNSKEENGHHHLNGEINGHANGFAKETTKGKHHHQHWRIAGHQGKSLLPLFDAICDENGDAMLNGNGVHDSSHDESEFERQQALEEDRLFLKHCVSSLKKGDKGMDLLHEILQHLHDLRNVEVRTRAWTTVL, encoded by the exons ATGGCTGCAAACAGATTTGCAACGATGCTACACAGACACACCAACAAAATCACACTGATTCTCATCTACGCAGTGCTGGAATGGATTCtgatcttcctcctcctcctcaactcCCTCTTCTCCTACTTCATCATCAAAATCGCCGACTTTTTCGGCCTGAACCCTCCGTGCTTCTGGTGCGCGAGAATCGATCCCGCAAAAGGGGGCAAAAACATTCACAGGGATCTTCTCTGCGAATCCCACTGCAAGGAGGTTTCGAGACTGTGTTACTGCTCCAACCACCGGAAGTTGGTGGATTCCGAGGGTATGTGTAAGGATTGTTTTTCCTCGTCGAAGAATTTTGCTCTGTTTCCATGGATGAAAGGGTTTGGAGTAAGTTTGAAGTGTTGTTGTTGTGGGGTATGTGTAGATGATGATGGTGGGGAACATTCTTCTTATATTCTGCTCAAGACTTCATCTTGGGATGCTTTGGAATGTGCCCAGAAAGAGAATTTGATTGTTGATTGTGATCAAGTTGAGGAAGGATTTGATGATTTTGCGGAGAAGATTCTTGATTCTTCTGCTGATTTTGGTGGCGTTGGAATGGTTGAGATTGATGGCAATTCGGTGGAAGCAGGGGAAGATGAAGTTGAGAGAGGAAGGGAAACTGTTTTGGAAGAGAAGTCGGTTTTGATCATGAAGGATAAGTCTGTGCAGGTgtgtgttgaagaagatgaagttccGCCTCAGCATTTGGAGTTTTTCCTGGATTACAGTGGTCACACTTTGGTTCCGATTGAGTTGGTCGATTTGATGATGGATGAGCATCTTGGCGAGGGGAATGATAGGATTGAAGATGATGGTGAAGGCAATGAGAGAGAGCCATTGGTTTTGGGGAGAGAGGAGAAAAGGGCAGGTGCATTTCTTGATGTTGATATCAATGAGGAACCTACATACGCGATGCTTGAGGTCATGGAAATGGAAGAAGATGAAAACTCTCTTGTGTTTCATGCGAAAGGCTCTCATTTTGAGACCACGTTTCCACTGGCACGGTGGCCTTCTGTGGAGGCAAATGGAGATCTAGAAATGGCTGGAGCATCGGTGGAGGAACAATCAGATGATCGTGCAG ATAATAATGTAGCATGTGAGGAGGTTACTCCGGGAAACAATGAAAATGAAGCAGATGTCTCAATTGGAACTGACATTCCTGATTTAGATGTAGCAGATGAGATTATACAAATTCAAGATTCTGCTCATTCGTATGAGTGCAGTCACAAAGATCCGTCAACGAGTTGTGCTGATCTTTATGCACCATATGATGGTCATGGTAATTTTGGAGTTCTTGCTT GTCCTAGTGAAGTTGAGGAGCAGATGGTGGAGCTAGAATCGTTATCGTATGAGGATAAGGAGCATGTGAAGGCGAACGAGCCTTCGTTTCAGTCTGAAGTGAATGAGACTGGGGAGGAAGAGGATAAGTTTCCTGATACGCTGACGTCTGTGGATAGCCACAACCAGTTACACAAGAAGTTGTCACAGCTCGAGAAGAGGGATTCGGGGACTGAAGAGTCATTGGATGGGAGTGTGACGAGTGAGTTGGAAGGTGGTGATGGAGTTGTCACTGTTGAGCGGTTACAGGCAGCACTGAGATCACAATGCAAGGCGTTGCAAGCATTGTACATGGAGTTGGAAGAGGAGCGTAGTGCCTCTGCTGTGGCGGCCAATCATACAATGGCAATGATAAACAGGCTGCAGGAAGAGAAGGCTGCGATGCAGATGGAGGCTCTGCAGTATCAGAGGATGATGGAGGAGCAGTCGGAATACGATCAAGAAGCTCTGCAGCTCATGAATGAGCTAATGgtgaagagagagagggagaagcaGGAGGTGGAGAAGGAGTTGGAAGGGTATAGGAAGAAGCTATTCGAGTATGAGACTAGGGAGAAGGTGAGGACGTTGAGAAAGAGCAAAGACGGGAGCACAAGGAGTGGATTCTCATCGGCTTCTTGTAGCAATGCTGACGATAGCGATGGATTGTCCATTGATCTGAATCAAGATGCCAAGGAAGAAGAGGGGTTTTACAGCCATcaagaaaaatacaaaaacCAGAGCACGCCTGTCGATGCAGTCGTCAACTTGGAGCAATCGTTAGCCGATTTTGAGGAAGAGAGGATGTCCCTACTCGAGCAGCTCGAGGTTCTAGAAGAGAAGCTCTTGACATTggacgatgatgatgacgacaagGAGAAAAATTCCAAGGAAGAAAATGGTCATCATCATCTTAATGGTGAAATAAATGGACATGCAAATGGCTTTGCTAAAGAAACAACGAAAGGGAAGCATCATCATCAACACTGGCGAATCGCGGGCCACCAGGGCAAATCACTGCTCCCCCTCTTCGATGCAATCTGTGATGAAAACGGAGATGCAATGCTGAATGGAAATGGAGTGCACGATTCTTCTCACGATGAATCAGAGTTCGAGAGACAGCAAGCTCTCGAGGAAGATAGGTTGTTTCTCAAGCACTGCGTTAGCTCTCTGAAGAAAGGTGACAAGGGCATGGATCTCCTTCATGAAATCCTGCAGCATCTGCATGATCTCCGCAACGTGGAGGTTCGAACCAGAGCATGGACGACGGTACTATAA
- the LOC121755042 gene encoding myosin-binding protein 2-like isoform X3 has product MAANRFATMLHRHTNKITLILIYAVLEWILIFLLLLNSLFSYFIIKIADFFGLNPPCFWCARIDPAKGGKNIHRDLLCESHCKEVSRLCYCSNHRKLVDSEGMCKDCFSSSKNFALFPWMKGFGVSLKCCCCGVCVDDDGGEHSSYILLKTSSWDALECAQKENLIVDCDQVEEGFDDFAEKILDSSADFGGVGMVEIDGNSVEAGEDEVERGRETVLEEKSVLIMKDKSVQVCVEEDEVPPQHLEFFLDYSGHTLVPIELVDLMMDEHLGEGNDRIEDDGEGNEREPLVLGREEKRAGAFLDVDINEEPTYAMLEVMEMEEDENSLVFHAKGSHFETTFPLARWPSVEANGDLEMAGASVEEQSDDRADNNVACEEVTPGNNENEADVSIGTDIPDLDVADEIIQIQDSAHSYECSHKDPSTSCADLYAPYDGHGPSEVEEQMVELESLSYEDKEHVKANEPSFQSEVNETGEEEDKFPDTLTSVDSHNQLHKKLSQLEKRDSGTEESLDGSVTSELEGGDGVVTVERLQAALRSQCKALQALYMELEEERSASAVAANHTMAMINRLQEEKAAMQMEALQYQRMMEEQSEYDQEALQLMNELMVKREREKQEVEKELEGYRKKLFEYETREKVRTLRKSKDGSTRSGFSSASCSNADDSDGLSIDLNQDAKEEEGFYSHQEKYKNQSTPVDAVVNLEQSLADFEEERMSLLEQLEVLEEKLLTLDDDDDDKEKNSKEENGHHHLNGEINGHANGFAKETTKGKHHHQHWRIAGHQGKSLLPLFDAICDENGDAMLNGNGVHDSSHDESEFERQQALEEDRLFLKHCVSSLKKGDKGMDLLHEILQHLHDLRNVEVRTRAWTTVIQSY; this is encoded by the exons ATGGCTGCAAACAGATTTGCAACGATGCTACACAGACACACCAACAAAATCACACTGATTCTCATCTACGCAGTGCTGGAATGGATTCtgatcttcctcctcctcctcaactcCCTCTTCTCCTACTTCATCATCAAAATCGCCGACTTTTTCGGCCTGAACCCTCCGTGCTTCTGGTGCGCGAGAATCGATCCCGCAAAAGGGGGCAAAAACATTCACAGGGATCTTCTCTGCGAATCCCACTGCAAGGAGGTTTCGAGACTGTGTTACTGCTCCAACCACCGGAAGTTGGTGGATTCCGAGGGTATGTGTAAGGATTGTTTTTCCTCGTCGAAGAATTTTGCTCTGTTTCCATGGATGAAAGGGTTTGGAGTAAGTTTGAAGTGTTGTTGTTGTGGGGTATGTGTAGATGATGATGGTGGGGAACATTCTTCTTATATTCTGCTCAAGACTTCATCTTGGGATGCTTTGGAATGTGCCCAGAAAGAGAATTTGATTGTTGATTGTGATCAAGTTGAGGAAGGATTTGATGATTTTGCGGAGAAGATTCTTGATTCTTCTGCTGATTTTGGTGGCGTTGGAATGGTTGAGATTGATGGCAATTCGGTGGAAGCAGGGGAAGATGAAGTTGAGAGAGGAAGGGAAACTGTTTTGGAAGAGAAGTCGGTTTTGATCATGAAGGATAAGTCTGTGCAGGTgtgtgttgaagaagatgaagttccGCCTCAGCATTTGGAGTTTTTCCTGGATTACAGTGGTCACACTTTGGTTCCGATTGAGTTGGTCGATTTGATGATGGATGAGCATCTTGGCGAGGGGAATGATAGGATTGAAGATGATGGTGAAGGCAATGAGAGAGAGCCATTGGTTTTGGGGAGAGAGGAGAAAAGGGCAGGTGCATTTCTTGATGTTGATATCAATGAGGAACCTACATACGCGATGCTTGAGGTCATGGAAATGGAAGAAGATGAAAACTCTCTTGTGTTTCATGCGAAAGGCTCTCATTTTGAGACCACGTTTCCACTGGCACGGTGGCCTTCTGTGGAGGCAAATGGAGATCTAGAAATGGCTGGAGCATCGGTGGAGGAACAATCAGATGATCGTGCAG ATAATAATGTAGCATGTGAGGAGGTTACTCCGGGAAACAATGAAAATGAAGCAGATGTCTCAATTGGAACTGACATTCCTGATTTAGATGTAGCAGATGAGATTATACAAATTCAAGATTCTGCTCATTCGTATGAGTGCAGTCACAAAGATCCGTCAACGAGTTGTGCTGATCTTTATGCACCATATGATGGTCATG GTCCTAGTGAAGTTGAGGAGCAGATGGTGGAGCTAGAATCGTTATCGTATGAGGATAAGGAGCATGTGAAGGCGAACGAGCCTTCGTTTCAGTCTGAAGTGAATGAGACTGGGGAGGAAGAGGATAAGTTTCCTGATACGCTGACGTCTGTGGATAGCCACAACCAGTTACACAAGAAGTTGTCACAGCTCGAGAAGAGGGATTCGGGGACTGAAGAGTCATTGGATGGGAGTGTGACGAGTGAGTTGGAAGGTGGTGATGGAGTTGTCACTGTTGAGCGGTTACAGGCAGCACTGAGATCACAATGCAAGGCGTTGCAAGCATTGTACATGGAGTTGGAAGAGGAGCGTAGTGCCTCTGCTGTGGCGGCCAATCATACAATGGCAATGATAAACAGGCTGCAGGAAGAGAAGGCTGCGATGCAGATGGAGGCTCTGCAGTATCAGAGGATGATGGAGGAGCAGTCGGAATACGATCAAGAAGCTCTGCAGCTCATGAATGAGCTAATGgtgaagagagagagggagaagcaGGAGGTGGAGAAGGAGTTGGAAGGGTATAGGAAGAAGCTATTCGAGTATGAGACTAGGGAGAAGGTGAGGACGTTGAGAAAGAGCAAAGACGGGAGCACAAGGAGTGGATTCTCATCGGCTTCTTGTAGCAATGCTGACGATAGCGATGGATTGTCCATTGATCTGAATCAAGATGCCAAGGAAGAAGAGGGGTTTTACAGCCATcaagaaaaatacaaaaacCAGAGCACGCCTGTCGATGCAGTCGTCAACTTGGAGCAATCGTTAGCCGATTTTGAGGAAGAGAGGATGTCCCTACTCGAGCAGCTCGAGGTTCTAGAAGAGAAGCTCTTGACATTggacgatgatgatgacgacaagGAGAAAAATTCCAAGGAAGAAAATGGTCATCATCATCTTAATGGTGAAATAAATGGACATGCAAATGGCTTTGCTAAAGAAACAACGAAAGGGAAGCATCATCATCAACACTGGCGAATCGCGGGCCACCAGGGCAAATCACTGCTCCCCCTCTTCGATGCAATCTGTGATGAAAACGGAGATGCAATGCTGAATGGAAATGGAGTGCACGATTCTTCTCACGATGAATCAGAGTTCGAGAGACAGCAAGCTCTCGAGGAAGATAGGTTGTTTCTCAAGCACTGCGTTAGCTCTCTGAAGAAAGGTGACAAGGGCATGGATCTCCTTCATGAAATCCTGCAGCATCTGCATGATCTCCGCAACGTGGAGGTTCGAACCAGAGCATGGACGACG GTAATCCAAAGCTACTAA
- the LOC121755042 gene encoding myosin-binding protein 2-like isoform X1: protein MAANRFATMLHRHTNKITLILIYAVLEWILIFLLLLNSLFSYFIIKIADFFGLNPPCFWCARIDPAKGGKNIHRDLLCESHCKEVSRLCYCSNHRKLVDSEGMCKDCFSSSKNFALFPWMKGFGVSLKCCCCGVCVDDDGGEHSSYILLKTSSWDALECAQKENLIVDCDQVEEGFDDFAEKILDSSADFGGVGMVEIDGNSVEAGEDEVERGRETVLEEKSVLIMKDKSVQVCVEEDEVPPQHLEFFLDYSGHTLVPIELVDLMMDEHLGEGNDRIEDDGEGNEREPLVLGREEKRAGAFLDVDINEEPTYAMLEVMEMEEDENSLVFHAKGSHFETTFPLARWPSVEANGDLEMAGASVEEQSDDRADNNVACEEVTPGNNENEADVSIGTDIPDLDVADEIIQIQDSAHSYECSHKDPSTSCADLYAPYDGHGNFGVLACPSEVEEQMVELESLSYEDKEHVKANEPSFQSEVNETGEEEDKFPDTLTSVDSHNQLHKKLSQLEKRDSGTEESLDGSVTSELEGGDGVVTVERLQAALRSQCKALQALYMELEEERSASAVAANHTMAMINRLQEEKAAMQMEALQYQRMMEEQSEYDQEALQLMNELMVKREREKQEVEKELEGYRKKLFEYETREKVRTLRKSKDGSTRSGFSSASCSNADDSDGLSIDLNQDAKEEEGFYSHQEKYKNQSTPVDAVVNLEQSLADFEEERMSLLEQLEVLEEKLLTLDDDDDDKEKNSKEENGHHHLNGEINGHANGFAKETTKGKHHHQHWRIAGHQGKSLLPLFDAICDENGDAMLNGNGVHDSSHDESEFERQQALEEDRLFLKHCVSSLKKGDKGMDLLHEILQHLHDLRNVEVRTRAWTTVIQSY, encoded by the exons ATGGCTGCAAACAGATTTGCAACGATGCTACACAGACACACCAACAAAATCACACTGATTCTCATCTACGCAGTGCTGGAATGGATTCtgatcttcctcctcctcctcaactcCCTCTTCTCCTACTTCATCATCAAAATCGCCGACTTTTTCGGCCTGAACCCTCCGTGCTTCTGGTGCGCGAGAATCGATCCCGCAAAAGGGGGCAAAAACATTCACAGGGATCTTCTCTGCGAATCCCACTGCAAGGAGGTTTCGAGACTGTGTTACTGCTCCAACCACCGGAAGTTGGTGGATTCCGAGGGTATGTGTAAGGATTGTTTTTCCTCGTCGAAGAATTTTGCTCTGTTTCCATGGATGAAAGGGTTTGGAGTAAGTTTGAAGTGTTGTTGTTGTGGGGTATGTGTAGATGATGATGGTGGGGAACATTCTTCTTATATTCTGCTCAAGACTTCATCTTGGGATGCTTTGGAATGTGCCCAGAAAGAGAATTTGATTGTTGATTGTGATCAAGTTGAGGAAGGATTTGATGATTTTGCGGAGAAGATTCTTGATTCTTCTGCTGATTTTGGTGGCGTTGGAATGGTTGAGATTGATGGCAATTCGGTGGAAGCAGGGGAAGATGAAGTTGAGAGAGGAAGGGAAACTGTTTTGGAAGAGAAGTCGGTTTTGATCATGAAGGATAAGTCTGTGCAGGTgtgtgttgaagaagatgaagttccGCCTCAGCATTTGGAGTTTTTCCTGGATTACAGTGGTCACACTTTGGTTCCGATTGAGTTGGTCGATTTGATGATGGATGAGCATCTTGGCGAGGGGAATGATAGGATTGAAGATGATGGTGAAGGCAATGAGAGAGAGCCATTGGTTTTGGGGAGAGAGGAGAAAAGGGCAGGTGCATTTCTTGATGTTGATATCAATGAGGAACCTACATACGCGATGCTTGAGGTCATGGAAATGGAAGAAGATGAAAACTCTCTTGTGTTTCATGCGAAAGGCTCTCATTTTGAGACCACGTTTCCACTGGCACGGTGGCCTTCTGTGGAGGCAAATGGAGATCTAGAAATGGCTGGAGCATCGGTGGAGGAACAATCAGATGATCGTGCAG ATAATAATGTAGCATGTGAGGAGGTTACTCCGGGAAACAATGAAAATGAAGCAGATGTCTCAATTGGAACTGACATTCCTGATTTAGATGTAGCAGATGAGATTATACAAATTCAAGATTCTGCTCATTCGTATGAGTGCAGTCACAAAGATCCGTCAACGAGTTGTGCTGATCTTTATGCACCATATGATGGTCATGGTAATTTTGGAGTTCTTGCTT GTCCTAGTGAAGTTGAGGAGCAGATGGTGGAGCTAGAATCGTTATCGTATGAGGATAAGGAGCATGTGAAGGCGAACGAGCCTTCGTTTCAGTCTGAAGTGAATGAGACTGGGGAGGAAGAGGATAAGTTTCCTGATACGCTGACGTCTGTGGATAGCCACAACCAGTTACACAAGAAGTTGTCACAGCTCGAGAAGAGGGATTCGGGGACTGAAGAGTCATTGGATGGGAGTGTGACGAGTGAGTTGGAAGGTGGTGATGGAGTTGTCACTGTTGAGCGGTTACAGGCAGCACTGAGATCACAATGCAAGGCGTTGCAAGCATTGTACATGGAGTTGGAAGAGGAGCGTAGTGCCTCTGCTGTGGCGGCCAATCATACAATGGCAATGATAAACAGGCTGCAGGAAGAGAAGGCTGCGATGCAGATGGAGGCTCTGCAGTATCAGAGGATGATGGAGGAGCAGTCGGAATACGATCAAGAAGCTCTGCAGCTCATGAATGAGCTAATGgtgaagagagagagggagaagcaGGAGGTGGAGAAGGAGTTGGAAGGGTATAGGAAGAAGCTATTCGAGTATGAGACTAGGGAGAAGGTGAGGACGTTGAGAAAGAGCAAAGACGGGAGCACAAGGAGTGGATTCTCATCGGCTTCTTGTAGCAATGCTGACGATAGCGATGGATTGTCCATTGATCTGAATCAAGATGCCAAGGAAGAAGAGGGGTTTTACAGCCATcaagaaaaatacaaaaacCAGAGCACGCCTGTCGATGCAGTCGTCAACTTGGAGCAATCGTTAGCCGATTTTGAGGAAGAGAGGATGTCCCTACTCGAGCAGCTCGAGGTTCTAGAAGAGAAGCTCTTGACATTggacgatgatgatgacgacaagGAGAAAAATTCCAAGGAAGAAAATGGTCATCATCATCTTAATGGTGAAATAAATGGACATGCAAATGGCTTTGCTAAAGAAACAACGAAAGGGAAGCATCATCATCAACACTGGCGAATCGCGGGCCACCAGGGCAAATCACTGCTCCCCCTCTTCGATGCAATCTGTGATGAAAACGGAGATGCAATGCTGAATGGAAATGGAGTGCACGATTCTTCTCACGATGAATCAGAGTTCGAGAGACAGCAAGCTCTCGAGGAAGATAGGTTGTTTCTCAAGCACTGCGTTAGCTCTCTGAAGAAAGGTGACAAGGGCATGGATCTCCTTCATGAAATCCTGCAGCATCTGCATGATCTCCGCAACGTGGAGGTTCGAACCAGAGCATGGACGACG GTAATCCAAAGCTACTAA
- the LOC121755042 gene encoding myosin-binding protein 2-like isoform X4: MAANRFATMLHRHTNKITLILIYAVLEWILIFLLLLNSLFSYFIIKIADFFGLNPPCFWCARIDPAKGGKNIHRDLLCESHCKEVSRLCYCSNHRKLVDSEDDDGGEHSSYILLKTSSWDALECAQKENLIVDCDQVEEGFDDFAEKILDSSADFGGVGMVEIDGNSVEAGEDEVERGRETVLEEKSVLIMKDKSVQVCVEEDEVPPQHLEFFLDYSGHTLVPIELVDLMMDEHLGEGNDRIEDDGEGNEREPLVLGREEKRAGAFLDVDINEEPTYAMLEVMEMEEDENSLVFHAKGSHFETTFPLARWPSVEANGDLEMAGASVEEQSDDRADNNVACEEVTPGNNENEADVSIGTDIPDLDVADEIIQIQDSAHSYECSHKDPSTSCADLYAPYDGHGNFGVLACPSEVEEQMVELESLSYEDKEHVKANEPSFQSEVNETGEEEDKFPDTLTSVDSHNQLHKKLSQLEKRDSGTEESLDGSVTSELEGGDGVVTVERLQAALRSQCKALQALYMELEEERSASAVAANHTMAMINRLQEEKAAMQMEALQYQRMMEEQSEYDQEALQLMNELMVKREREKQEVEKELEGYRKKLFEYETREKVRTLRKSKDGSTRSGFSSASCSNADDSDGLSIDLNQDAKEEEGFYSHQEKYKNQSTPVDAVVNLEQSLADFEEERMSLLEQLEVLEEKLLTLDDDDDDKEKNSKEENGHHHLNGEINGHANGFAKETTKGKHHHQHWRIAGHQGKSLLPLFDAICDENGDAMLNGNGVHDSSHDESEFERQQALEEDRLFLKHCVSSLKKGDKGMDLLHEILQHLHDLRNVEVRTRAWTTVIQSY, from the exons ATGGCTGCAAACAGATTTGCAACGATGCTACACAGACACACCAACAAAATCACACTGATTCTCATCTACGCAGTGCTGGAATGGATTCtgatcttcctcctcctcctcaactcCCTCTTCTCCTACTTCATCATCAAAATCGCCGACTTTTTCGGCCTGAACCCTCCGTGCTTCTGGTGCGCGAGAATCGATCCCGCAAAAGGGGGCAAAAACATTCACAGGGATCTTCTCTGCGAATCCCACTGCAAGGAGGTTTCGAGACTGTGTTACTGCTCCAACCACCGGAAGTTGGTGGATTCCGAGG ATGATGATGGTGGGGAACATTCTTCTTATATTCTGCTCAAGACTTCATCTTGGGATGCTTTGGAATGTGCCCAGAAAGAGAATTTGATTGTTGATTGTGATCAAGTTGAGGAAGGATTTGATGATTTTGCGGAGAAGATTCTTGATTCTTCTGCTGATTTTGGTGGCGTTGGAATGGTTGAGATTGATGGCAATTCGGTGGAAGCAGGGGAAGATGAAGTTGAGAGAGGAAGGGAAACTGTTTTGGAAGAGAAGTCGGTTTTGATCATGAAGGATAAGTCTGTGCAGGTgtgtgttgaagaagatgaagttccGCCTCAGCATTTGGAGTTTTTCCTGGATTACAGTGGTCACACTTTGGTTCCGATTGAGTTGGTCGATTTGATGATGGATGAGCATCTTGGCGAGGGGAATGATAGGATTGAAGATGATGGTGAAGGCAATGAGAGAGAGCCATTGGTTTTGGGGAGAGAGGAGAAAAGGGCAGGTGCATTTCTTGATGTTGATATCAATGAGGAACCTACATACGCGATGCTTGAGGTCATGGAAATGGAAGAAGATGAAAACTCTCTTGTGTTTCATGCGAAAGGCTCTCATTTTGAGACCACGTTTCCACTGGCACGGTGGCCTTCTGTGGAGGCAAATGGAGATCTAGAAATGGCTGGAGCATCGGTGGAGGAACAATCAGATGATCGTGCAG ATAATAATGTAGCATGTGAGGAGGTTACTCCGGGAAACAATGAAAATGAAGCAGATGTCTCAATTGGAACTGACATTCCTGATTTAGATGTAGCAGATGAGATTATACAAATTCAAGATTCTGCTCATTCGTATGAGTGCAGTCACAAAGATCCGTCAACGAGTTGTGCTGATCTTTATGCACCATATGATGGTCATGGTAATTTTGGAGTTCTTGCTT GTCCTAGTGAAGTTGAGGAGCAGATGGTGGAGCTAGAATCGTTATCGTATGAGGATAAGGAGCATGTGAAGGCGAACGAGCCTTCGTTTCAGTCTGAAGTGAATGAGACTGGGGAGGAAGAGGATAAGTTTCCTGATACGCTGACGTCTGTGGATAGCCACAACCAGTTACACAAGAAGTTGTCACAGCTCGAGAAGAGGGATTCGGGGACTGAAGAGTCATTGGATGGGAGTGTGACGAGTGAGTTGGAAGGTGGTGATGGAGTTGTCACTGTTGAGCGGTTACAGGCAGCACTGAGATCACAATGCAAGGCGTTGCAAGCATTGTACATGGAGTTGGAAGAGGAGCGTAGTGCCTCTGCTGTGGCGGCCAATCATACAATGGCAATGATAAACAGGCTGCAGGAAGAGAAGGCTGCGATGCAGATGGAGGCTCTGCAGTATCAGAGGATGATGGAGGAGCAGTCGGAATACGATCAAGAAGCTCTGCAGCTCATGAATGAGCTAATGgtgaagagagagagggagaagcaGGAGGTGGAGAAGGAGTTGGAAGGGTATAGGAAGAAGCTATTCGAGTATGAGACTAGGGAGAAGGTGAGGACGTTGAGAAAGAGCAAAGACGGGAGCACAAGGAGTGGATTCTCATCGGCTTCTTGTAGCAATGCTGACGATAGCGATGGATTGTCCATTGATCTGAATCAAGATGCCAAGGAAGAAGAGGGGTTTTACAGCCATcaagaaaaatacaaaaacCAGAGCACGCCTGTCGATGCAGTCGTCAACTTGGAGCAATCGTTAGCCGATTTTGAGGAAGAGAGGATGTCCCTACTCGAGCAGCTCGAGGTTCTAGAAGAGAAGCTCTTGACATTggacgatgatgatgacgacaagGAGAAAAATTCCAAGGAAGAAAATGGTCATCATCATCTTAATGGTGAAATAAATGGACATGCAAATGGCTTTGCTAAAGAAACAACGAAAGGGAAGCATCATCATCAACACTGGCGAATCGCGGGCCACCAGGGCAAATCACTGCTCCCCCTCTTCGATGCAATCTGTGATGAAAACGGAGATGCAATGCTGAATGGAAATGGAGTGCACGATTCTTCTCACGATGAATCAGAGTTCGAGAGACAGCAAGCTCTCGAGGAAGATAGGTTGTTTCTCAAGCACTGCGTTAGCTCTCTGAAGAAAGGTGACAAGGGCATGGATCTCCTTCATGAAATCCTGCAGCATCTGCATGATCTCCGCAACGTGGAGGTTCGAACCAGAGCATGGACGACG GTAATCCAAAGCTACTAA